A genome region from Thermoanaerobacterium xylanolyticum LX-11 includes the following:
- a CDS encoding M23 family metallopeptidase — protein sequence MKPNKWQYVSYSKNRISNFKKYFGLLENQLIVCLLILGVVMLFKAINVPATNKTVDEVKTVLNYNSNYENTKKGLKLVMSRIPSLKDDVVKVFSNKADDSKSTTTQVVSSGMIRPVDGVVVSTFGTKVDSSTSKEVKNDGIDISVSSDRPVVAVLDGEVMIADNANPDWGKVVVIKHDGDIRSVYAYLSEVDVKVGDKVLKGQTIGKVSAGINNSAMMHFEIWENGKPVDPESKIDFNPAISDVKNEN from the coding sequence ATGAAACCTAACAAATGGCAATATGTTAGCTATTCAAAAAATCGCATCAGTAATTTTAAAAAGTATTTTGGTCTTTTGGAAAACCAATTGATAGTTTGTCTTTTGATTTTAGGCGTAGTCATGCTTTTTAAAGCCATAAATGTTCCAGCTACAAATAAAACTGTAGACGAAGTAAAAACAGTCCTTAATTATAATTCTAACTATGAAAATACTAAAAAAGGGCTTAAACTTGTCATGAGCAGGATACCTTCGTTAAAAGACGACGTTGTAAAAGTGTTTTCAAATAAAGCAGATGATTCAAAAAGTACTACAACTCAAGTTGTAAGTAGTGGGATGATAAGACCTGTTGATGGAGTTGTAGTGTCTACATTTGGTACAAAAGTAGATTCTTCTACTTCGAAAGAAGTGAAAAACGACGGAATTGACATAAGCGTATCCAGCGATAGGCCAGTAGTTGCTGTATTGGATGGAGAAGTCATGATAGCGGATAATGCTAATCCTGACTGGGGAAAAGTGGTTGTAATAAAACATGATGGTGACATACGCTCTGTCTATGCATACCTCTCTGAAGTAGATGTAAAAGTCGGAGATAAAGTGCTTAAAGGTCAGACGATTGGAAAAGTTAGCGCTGGCATCAACAATAGTGCTATGATGCATTTTGAAATATGGGAAAACGGAAAACCAGTCGATCCTGAATCAAAGATAGACTTTAATCCAGCAATAAGTGATGTCAAAAATGAAAATTGA
- the mgsA gene encoding methylglyoxal synthase, with amino-acid sequence MNIALIAHDMKKSIMVDFAIAYKEILKKCNIYATGATGQLVEEATGIKVNKFLPGPMGGDQQIGAMIAENNMDLVIFLRDPLTAQPHEPDILALLRVCDVHSIPLATNLATAEVLIKGLDAGFLEWRDAVK; translated from the coding sequence TTGAATATAGCTCTTATTGCGCATGATATGAAAAAATCTATAATGGTGGATTTTGCTATTGCCTACAAAGAAATATTAAAAAAATGCAACATATATGCTACAGGTGCCACAGGTCAACTGGTAGAGGAAGCTACTGGCATCAAAGTCAATAAGTTTTTGCCGGGGCCTATGGGTGGTGATCAACAGATTGGTGCAATGATTGCAGAAAACAACATGGACTTAGTCATATTTTTGAGAGATCCATTAACGGCACAGCCACATGAGCCTGACATATTGGCACTTTTAAGGGTTTGCGATGTTCATTCAATACCACTTGCGACAAATTTGGCTACCGCGGAAGTGCTGATAAAAGGATTAGATGCAGGATTTTTGGAATGGAGAGATGCGGTTAAATAA